The Hordeum vulgare subsp. vulgare chromosome 4H, MorexV3_pseudomolecules_assembly, whole genome shotgun sequence genomic interval CCGTCCTCGACTAAATTCGAGCAAGCCAGAGCCCCTCCttgcctctctttttctctattagACCCTCATGGCCCCGTGAACCCATTGTCCCCTCCAGTTTGGCCTCGGAGCCGCAGTGAACAAAGCTCCTTCCTTGGCCAAAGCTCAGTCCGCCATTGCCAAGGCCCTGCTCAACCTGGAGCTCTCCGACCATGAAATTCCCCTCCATACGGTGCGGGTAGTTCCCCTGAGCACGTGGATGGGTCGGGCATTGAGGATAGTGCCTCATGGTGCCGGCAAACCATTGTTGGACTCGCCATGTCCTCTATCCAGGCGCGCACGGAGGAGGGAGATGAACCCGACACGTAGCCCCCACCTGTCAGTGAGCCCAACAGTTACCCAAGTGGTGCAGTTTTGCCGATGTGTCGTCCTACTGAGTAAGCATATTGAGGTAAGTGCCTGTTTGTTCTCGGAAAGTGTATTTGAGTCGAACCGCCTTCTTTTGTTAATTTGTTTTCAAGGAGAACTTTGACCAGACTTTCACTGGCCCTAGTTTTTAAAGTAAAACTCCAAACAATTTGATTCttttctcacctctttcaaattttatctagtttattttagtgtCTGTTTAAAAAAATTACAAACAACTTTTGAGTGTTTTTTTATTGGATGTTGATTTGAGCATTTTTCTTAAATAGAACAAAGATcaaactttcaaaagttttgatGTGCACCTCACCTATCTACACATTGAAGGCAAGCATCCTAAACCTTGATGTTGTTTGGTTGTGtgtggtttgcttgatgaagtaaaCATTATGGTTATATTAAATGAGTGGTGATATTTCATGTGATGATCATGCATGTGGCTTTATGATTGAAAGTACAATTATTGCATGATTGAGATGCATGGGACAGTAGTCACGTCCTTCTACCACACATGCCTActagatgggatccgaagagagtCAGTATCTCGGGGAGATACAAGTTTGGTActgacatctcgtgggacgagGATGGTCAATGAGGCATGGTAGGTAGTGACTTTGTCTGCAGTGATGAAAGAATTTGATTGTGCTAATCATGTAGGGATAACTTAAACCTCCTcagtcgaccgtagatcgagtcttatTAGTGTGTCACCTTAACTCATTTGTGCTGCCACACGTCTTCCTGAAAGGGAATATGGTTcagtaggtcgtaaacctattaccaggtacacaccaagtagagggaccGGAATGAAGGTATCCGGGGcagtggactaaatccagtcatccgggtagggggcatgggtgtttctggtctgggaccaagagggaagagctcttcccttATAGCGCGcgctataaatttgatcccatgctagtcgaggttggagcctccttgTCTTATGGTTTTTCTCTGGCAGCGTAGCCCGGGTAAGGCCGGTCTTCGTGGGGAGAAATGGGTGTGTACTcgttctgagtgtttacttcgGAGATACCATACACGGGATTtgtccgagtgactattgaaacccgtgggttgtgggtaaagagtacaccctctgcagattcaaaactattcgagtagccgcgtctacggtcaaggacgactgattgactagtcaagtgtcggtctgagtgtcGGTCTTTGGAGGAAGTTAAAGAAATCGTGAGGCTAAtcatgaaatatggtggatgatcatactaTTATTTTTACTGTGGACTAACtcgtataattttgattgttgagtatccctgggacggttctacctcctcaaTATTCATTAATTTATTTTTTTCACGTATAAGCCCTGTATGTGGTGTCACTTAGACgctcgactgtggcatgtttattattaatATAAGCCCTGTATGTGATGTCGCTTAGATGcgtgactgcgacatgtttattaTTAATATAAGCCATTTATGTGGTGTCCCTTAGACGCCCAactgtggcatgcttattattatttcatataagccctttatgtggtgttgcttagacgcccgactgtggcatgcttgttattaaTTTATTCAAGCCctatatgtggtgtcgctcaaacgCGCGACGGAGGCATGTCTTATATCACATTCGTTAATTTTACTCTTATTGATTGCCCATTTAAGTTCTCAGTATGATTAAAATACCATTACCATTACTAATACTTGGGAAGTATATTGTTGGTTGACGAAATATTGTTGTATTATTGCAAGTGCATATTAACCCCCTGCCAATTTATGCAtgttttcatgatgtttgcgagtacattcaaagtactcaatgGCTTGTCCCtgactattgtcttggccagattgcgtgccTAGAAAGGAGGAACCCGACGATAACCCCGGAACCTAGGCATCGAAGACAACACCCgcgtgagataggaattatccaggtcagttgttcctttgggaaatggagtcccatagatgCTGGAGATCCCTGAATCGCTTCCGCCATCAGTGAGTAGAAACCTTTTTGATGTACTCCATGGACCATCTCGGTCTTGTACCTCAAGATGTATTTTTGCTTGGACAATTGTATCAAGGATTTGTGcaccagctaacagtattcctggggctggtatgcacaagggccattttgaagggaaattaaaatcccTGAAAAACCAGTCCTGACATGGGGGGCAGCCGGAGGGGCTAAAGCTGGTCAGGCCTGGCCTCCCACAGTGCGAGTGCACAGTTTAGCACGTCCAAAGCACAGTTTTGGCACGCCACGGCATGCTAGTGCGCTCTGGCACGTCCCACCTTGTCCTCTAGTGTGTGAGGGACGTGGATATGCCCCTTGGATGCTTTGGAGCCGAGGAGGGAGGTTGTGGTCAAAGGAAGAGGGGGAGAAAGTGTGTGCCAAGGTGAATTAGGGGCTTAATTGGAGTCTTTGTCCAGTCCTAACATTGAACCAAAGGTGGTTCTATCTGCTGCACATGAAGGGTAACTCTGTGGTCTTGTGGTAAAAAATTGGAGTGAAGGAGAATGGTGTAAGggctgaaagtagcagttttaccaaatcaccagaaggtgtttgatgctggtttgagcAAGATAAACCTCACCACTTGCGGTCATATTTAACATGATTAAATGATTGGCAAAATCTGTAGTATTCACCAAGTTTGatctcatttgagcaaagttgacaatgtagacatgaaaaaccctagaaatgtacACAATCAGATTTCTGTGGGCCAaggtgatcaaatcaactcccacaaatgcacaaattggtgtggcatccttatttgggggctggATCACTCGtgtaaagtttgggatcaattggataatcttggcaatgtaaagttgctcaaatttgattctggatagAAAGGGTTTTGGGGTTAATAGgtggatcaaatcaacttggattgagatgaaactttgcaggatcacCACATTTATCATGTGTGGCTTGCTAGAAGTTACCTTGAATTTATTGACAATATTTCctctggaaatatttcaaaagcatgAAACAGGCAGAAAGAGTTTTGAGGGATTTTGtcgaatattttgaacatgaccatgtgttgaaaccttaatgtatggaaaatatatgtccaccgagttttcctaaattttctcaaatatttttgaagcaaaaaaatattttttcctatgaaataccatttctcgCCTCAAAAAAGTTATTTaactaaaataggaaaataactttgaaaataattattttgtggttttaggAAGTCTTTTGAATAATAGGATTCAAATAAAGTCGTTTGggtaaaacatccctcctaaattGGGGACTTGCAGTCCAAATCCCAATCAAGGGTTTTGGAGAACTTGAAATGGTTAAATGCCTTCTGTCaaaataataatttataaaaatggttTTTTGGTTTCATTCACATTGGGCAACGACTTGCGGTCAAGGAGGTATGTTTTAGAGAGAAGGACAACTATACTGATTCATAAACTCAATTagtcacacaagcaagttgcaacaAAAAATCGGTCATCACAAACATGAAAAAAGTTTAGTTGGTTTCAATTTTATAAAAACAACATGCTGCAAAAGTGGTACAACACAGTTTGTGACAGACCtgtccccttacaagaatctcatccccaagattcctaggctaggcgttaaaaagagaaggaaactcggatctgaggtagtcttcacgctcacATGTTGCTTCTGTTTTAGTGTGGTTGGTCCACTAGACCATGAAGTACTTGATGATGTGTCTTCTGGTGCAATGTTCGACTTCGTTTAAGATGCGGACTgatctctcacgataagtgaggtgtGGTTGAAGATCGATGGCTTAGCGATCGATATCCTTGTAGAGCTCAGGGCGGTTGGGAACTTGAAGGCACTTTTAAAGTTACGACGCCTGGAAAACGTTATGCACTTTCCAAAGTTCAGATGGtagggcggcggcaaaaccaaaaggaaaaaacgCAAGATTTAGCAGCCGGAGGGCGATTTCTACAGCTCACCACATAAAAATGCACGCTGAAACACATATACGAAAACTGTTCGGAGAATTTCTATGGTCCTGTATTGACGGTTATTTTGCGACCAAACGAATATAGCGCCTCAGCACTTGGTTGGACTGGACCTACCTACTAGCGTATGGACTATCCAGGACAGTCGGTGGCTTTGATACTTCTCCCCTTCTCCCGCCTAGTGGTATTTTGTGTTGAAAAGTTGCAGTAGGAAACGGGGAGAAAGCTAGACCTGATTGGACAGGTCCACTCCAAGACCAAAGGCGTGGTGCCAAAGCTGCTCTTGTTGAGCTGTTATGCACCAGTTGCCATCCCATCGCTGCCGTTAATTAGCGTACATAAGTATGTGCATAACCATCTTGGTCCCCACGTGTTCAGGTGACTCCGGAGACGATGCAACGAATACAACGGAGAACTGACAGTGCCAACGCCCTCAAACAAAATTTTAACTTTATACTAATTTGTGTTCTAAAAATTATATTAAGGATAAAGCAATTTCAACACAAATCCATTTGATCCGTTTTTTATTCGTTTTGGGATGCGTGTCCGCACGTCCGTGTTTGCTTTTTCATTTAGGAATGCAGATGCATCCAACATCCAACAGGGACGGATGCATTTTTTGATATGTCCGTCCGACATTCAGTCGAACATCTGGTGGGCGAACTCCCGCAGCGCCACCTCGCAGCTCCGACAACCTCGCCTTCGCCCCGCCCTGTAGCTGCCTGCGCTCAACTCGCTCGAGCCATTGCGCCCACGCCGCGCCACCGTCTGCATCAACGCTGTCGCGCCCCCGCCAGGCGCCGTGAGGCCCTTCGCGGGCGTGCTCTCCATGGAGGCCCTGAAGCGCGACATCAGGACCTCGCCTGGCGCGAGTGCCCCGTCGTCTCCGTCCTCTCCATCCACGTCGGATAGGCCGCCTCCTCCCTCGTACCACTGACCACCACCTGCCCGGGCTCCGTCGTCGTCGTCTAGTGCGCCTCCTTCCCAGAGCGTTCCCGCCCCAAGCTCCTGCGTCGCTCGCCCCTGCTCTACGCCCGCTCATGTTGTGCCCCGCGTCGCGCGCTCGCCCCTGCTCTGCGCCCACCCGTGGTCCGGCCCGCGTCGCGTGCTCGCCCTGCTCTGCGCCAGCCCGTGCTCCGGCCCTCTCCATGCTCCGCGCCCGTGCTCCGTCCCAGCCGGTGCTCCGCCTCCCCTGTTCCGCGCCCGTGCTCCGCCCCTGCCGATGCTCCGCGTCCCCTGCTCCGCGTTCATGCTCCGCCCCCTGCCCGGTGCTCCACGTCCCCTGCATCACAGAGGAAGGAGCTGGTGGAGGTGGGCACGGGCGCATGCAAGACCGGCGGCTTGCGGAGCTACGGCGGTTGCGGCTGCTAATGTGCCGGTGAGCAGCAGCGAGGACGAGGCGACGGGGACATGCAGCGGGCGAGGGCGCGTGCAGGaccggcgcggggggggggggggtgctgctTCTCCCCGCCCAGTCACTGATGGGTGAGACCAGGGCGTACACGAGCGGAAGGAGACGACGGGAGCGTTCATTTTTATCCATTGCAGACCCACTTGTGACTCATATTTGGGTTCAGTTTGGGTCAAAAACGGACATTAGGCGGACACGTTGTTCATTTGGGTCGCCCCGTTTGGCAAAGTTTTATATCCAAATAACTCAAACGTATTTTAGTACGGAGGGAGTAAAATGGAGGCAAGCAGCAACTGACGTATGCTTGGGAGGCAGCCAG includes:
- the LOC123446506 gene encoding uncharacterized protein LOC123446506, whose protein sequence is MLCPASRARPCSAPTRGPARVACSPCSAPARAPALSMLRARAPSQPVLRLPCSAPVLRPCRCSASPAPRSCSAPCPVLHVPCITEEGAGGGGHGRMQDRRLAELRRLRLLMCR